From Erigeron canadensis isolate Cc75 chromosome 8, C_canadensis_v1, whole genome shotgun sequence, one genomic window encodes:
- the LOC122579111 gene encoding uncharacterized protein LOC122579111: MEENEWEAIQFPTSSTGGDSTQSEDDVVLVNNVFPPTNHEGLPPSHHFYEPIPATSSPPPPLPSPPSYLSSSSSLTPSSSPPSSLSGIIEEEDEEIRLPYQQEPETPDRSGILRFVSGIYGRFGVWSFVSVVAVVFAASYARRWQRLRSSRKRLEKEKMDQMMLLINQKDEKIKQLLIQINQMNEILSARKRVPVHRIVVDRPIMNRPTLDWKPT; encoded by the exons ATGGAGGAAAATGAATGGGAGGCGATTCAATTTCCGACGAGCTCCACCGGAGGTGATTCCACTCAATCAGAAGACGACGTCGTATTAGTCAACAATGTTTTCCCACCCACCAATCACGAGGGTCTACCCCCATCCCACCATTTTTATGAACCAATTCCTGCCACGTCATCTCCACCACCTCCCCTTCCTTCACCACCATCTTATTTATCGTCGTCGTCATCTTTGACCCCATCTTCTTCTCCTCCTTCATCTTTATCTGGAataattgaagaagaagatgaggaaATTAGGTTGCCATATCAACAGGAACCGGAAACTCCGGACCGTTCGGGAATATTGAGGTTTGTTTCTGGGATTTATGGCAGATTTGGTGTTTGGTCATTTGTGTCGGTGGTTGCTGTTGTGTTCGCGGCGTCCTATGCAAGGCGGTGGCAGCGGTTGCGGTCGTCACGGAAACgacttgaaaaggaaaaaatggATCAAATGATGCTTCTCATAAATCAGAAGGATGAG AAAATCAAACAGCTTCTCATCCAAATTAACCAAATGAACGAAATATTGTCAGCTCGAAAGAGAGTTCCAGTGCATCGTATTGTGGTTGATCGCCCAATCATGAACAGGCCAACACTGGACTGGAAACCTACATGA
- the LOC122579326 gene encoding uncharacterized protein LOC122579326: MSFTKGDLLTKTRKLVNGLAKVKPIWLKAMEKSPPAVFPRAERKVERICLPEDVYINKFYKKHPESLHEDPIKICDFDPAPSRIFGYRVLELIEQGVSEADAIDVADREYRLQKKEKKKAYKRLKEIAQLRGTKPPPNPYPSAVKQIQAEEKKYVQDRFFNPRILEIVDKLKEQQAAEMQDRGRAGGS; the protein is encoded by the exons ATGTCGTTCACAAAAGGTGATTTgctaacaaaaacaagaaagcTAGTAAATGGTTTGGCCAAGGTCAAGCCTATATGGCTTAAAGCTATGGAAAA GTCACCACCTGCGGTATTTCCACGTGCTGAAAGGAAAGTTGAGCGGATCTGTCTCCCTGAGGATGTTTATATCAATAAGTTCTATAAGAAGCATCCTGAATCCTTGCATGAAGATCCTATCAA GATTTGTGATTTTGACCCGGCCCCATCGCGTATATTTGGATATCGGGTGTTAGAGCTGATAGAGCAAGGTGTCAGCGAAGCAGATGCTATAGATGTAGCAGAT AGGGAGTACCGGCTacagaaaaaagagaaaaagaaggcATATAAACGGTTGAAAGAAATTGCACAACTAAGAGGAACAAAACCTCCTCCAAACCCATATCCCAGTGCTGTAAAGCAGATACAAGCTGAAGAGAAGAAATATGTCCAAGACCGTTTCTTCAATCCAAGAATTCTAGAAATTGTCGACAAGCTCAAGGAGCAGCAGGCTGCAGAAATGCAAGATAGAGGCAGAGCTGGTGGCTcgtaa
- the LOC122580287 gene encoding phosphate transporter PHO1 homolog 10-like yields the protein MKFGKEFKQQKVPEWIEAYMDYNGLKRILHEIQQFRQSERPSTPMRTSQNRLSLYKPFTGLDVQTSSEESAGDIEDQVIAVETVKKDDTREVYSTNFLLSSEGGHGEIKFFEKLDKELNKVNTFYRDKVEEVIEEAASLNKQMNALIALRIKVEQPDINKCRIKRNVSMDSSSTESSEAVSPSRADTSENEHVDSKVIDRINNHGPVEPGFPSDMVASLTSSVCRNKANSDKYELDPLDVLDRVRLNNTLESPMSTIRSVLNDSKDKDLRYKKEELKEVEGRLKVVFIEFYHKLHLLKHYSFVNLMAFSKILKKYEKIALRKAARSYMKIVDDSYIGSADEVTHLLDRVEQTFIKYFASSNRREGMKLLRPKRRRVKHRVTFFSGFFAGCSIALLIAIVLLIQARKVMVKEEHIMYMENVFPLYSLYAYIILHMLLYAANIYFWRRCRINYPFIFGFKQGMELSYQDVFLISTGVAVLTLGTFLVHVHMKVDSINSGYTKYMELIPLGLLIIFLVIFFFPFNILYKSSRYFLIRCLFRCLCAPLYKVSLADFFLADQLTSQVQAMRCLEFYICYYGMRWYQKEQKCHSLDLYNVFYIIVAVIPYWLRFLQCVRRLLEEKEWVHLYNGSRYFLTIVAVIVRTAFEFKMNKTWKVLALVSSITAILFNTYWDIVVDWGLLQRNSKNRFLRNKLAVSRKSVYFLVMVLDVILRLAWLQLILKFNIKALKGTAISSNEHLNNVGRYRAFKSVPLPFSYYEEDDEKDD from the exons ATGAAGTTTGGGAAAGAGTTCAAGCAACAGAAGGTGCCAGAATGGATTGAAGCCTACATGGACTATAACGGACTCAAAAGAATATTACATGAAATCCAACAGTTCAGACAAAGTGAAAGACCTTCGACACCAATGAGAACTTCACAGAATCGGCTGTCATTATACAAACCATTTACTGGGTTAGATGTACAGACAAGCTCCGAAGAAAGTGCTGGTGATATAGAGGACCAAGTTATAGCTGTCGAGACTGTAAAGAAAGATGATACTAGAGAAGTGTATAGCACCAATTTTCTTCTATCATCCGAAGGAGGGCATGGTGAGATAAAGTTTTTTGAGAAGCTTGACAAGGAGCTTAACAAGGTCAATACCTTTTATAGGGACAAGGTGGAGGAAGTGATTGAGGAAGCAGCTTCGTTAAATAAGCAAATGAACGCTTTGATAGCATTGAGAATTAAGGTGGAACAGCCAGATATAAATAAATGCCGTATTAAGAGAAACGTTTCTATGGATAGTAGTTCAACAGAGTCCTCGGAAGCTGTTTCTCCAAGCAGAGCAGATACATCAG AAAATGAACATGTGGATTCCAAAGTTATTGACAGGATCAACAACCATGGGCCTGTTGAGCCTGGTTTCCCTTCCGATATGGTTGCTTCCTTAACTTCTAGTGTGTGTAGAAACAAGGCAAATTCTGATAAATATGAATTAGATCCCTTAGATGTCCTGGACCGCGTGAGGCTTAATAATACTCTTGAAAGCCCAATGTCAACCATTAGAAGTGTCCTTAATGATTCTAAAGACAAGGATTTGCGGTATAAGAAAGAGGAGCTGAAAGAAGTGGAAGGACGACTGAAAGTTGTTTTTATTGAATTCTACCACAAGCTTCATCTTCTGAAGCACTACAG TTTTGTAAATCTTATGGCATTTTCGAAGATAttgaaaaaatatgaaaag ATTGCATTAAGAAAGGCAGCAAGGTCATATATGAAAATTGTGGATGACTCTTACATTGGGAGCGCTGATGAG GTCACTCATCTCCTGGATCGAGTGGAACAAACCTTTATCAAGTACTTTGCAAGCTCCAACCGTAGAGAAGGTATGAAATTATTGAGGCCAAAACGAAGGAGAGTAAAGCACAGGGTAACATTCTTTTCAG GGTTTTTTGCTGGTTGCTCAATTGCTCTCTTGATTGCTATCGTCTTACTTATACAAGCGAGGAAAGTGATGGTTAAAGAGGAGCATATCATGTACATGGAAAATGTTTTTCCCTTATACAG tttatatgcatatataatatTGCATATGCTATTGTATGCTGCAAATATATACTTTTGGAGGCGCTGCAGAATCAACTATCCCTTTATATTTGGTTTTAAGCAAGGAATGGAATTAAGCTACCAGGATGTTTTTCTAATCAGCACAGGTGTTGCAGTGCTCACACTTGGCACTTTTCTGGTGCATGTGCACATGAAAGTAGATTCTATTAACTCAGGCTATACAAAGTATATGGAATTAATTCCATTGGGCTTACTCATT ATTTTTCTTGTCATCTTCTTCTTTCCTTTCAATATCTTGTACAAGTCCAGTCGTTACTTTCTTATCCGATGTTTATTCCGTTGTCTCTGTGCTCCTCTCTACAAG GTTTCACTTGCCGACTTTTTCTTGGCAGATCAGCTGACTAGTCAG GTTCAAGCCATGCGGTGCTTAGAGTTCTACATTTGCTACTACGGTATGAGATGGTATCAGAAGGAACAAAAGTGCCATAGTCTGGATCTCTACAATGTCTTCTATATTATTGTAGCAGTTATACCATATTGGCTGCGGTTCCTACAG TGTGTTCGCCGGTTGttagaagaaaaagaatgggTACACTTATACAATGGTTCGAGATACTTTTTGACCATTGTTGCAGTAATAGTCAGAACCGCATTTGAATTCAAGATGAACAAGACTTGGAAAGTTTTGGCCCTTGTGAGCTCGATCACTGCAATTTTGTTCAACACATATTGGGATATAGTTGTAGACTGGGGACTTCTACAAAGAAATTCCAAGAATAGGTTTCTTAGAAATAAGCTTGCGGTATCACGCAAAAGTGTGTACTTTCTAGTGATG GTACTGGATGTTATACTAAGACTTGCTTggcttcaattaatcttgaaaTTTAACATAAAAGCCCTGAAAGGAACAGCCATATCAAGC AATGAGCACTTGAACAATGTTGGAAGGTATCGAGCATTTAAATCAGTCCCACTTCCATTTAGTtactatgaagaagatgacgagAAGGATGACTAA
- the LOC122578390 gene encoding probable protein S-acyltransferase 22, whose translation MRKHGWQLPYHPLQVVAVSVFLALGFAFYVFFAPFVGKKMHQYIVMGIYTPIIICAFGLYIWCAAADPADAGVFKSRKYGKTTCNKRDVKKEGSKLGGESMSSRQDPTAANLIAKSPSHERMSADSKTETNSTSPSCIMAILALVPCALICHCSSPDEGSSELQTSEDGMFYCNLCEVEVYKYSKHCRVCDKCVDRFDHHCRWLNNCIGKRNYKKFFALMVSALLLLIHQWSTGIVVLIRLIAEHKQFTADISSKLGSSFTLAPYVTVVVVCTILAMVATLPLVQLFFFHILLIKKGISTYDYIIALREQEHQAFEGPQSPQMSPASSLTGFSSVSSFNNTFRQGAWCTPPRMFVEDQYDVVPPETSSVSSVGKKTKDDPIKKKNPTAVKISPWTLARLNADEVSKAAAEARKKSKILQPVSRKEAGQRGSHEVEKDRSSGKSDRWVPSNLSNNQRLGSNRIRIPDIKNMSNTRNDSVTNRSLSSLVPLQLEARSAFRAMGSSPDSSLDSPDVNPFMVSSGAEESGNHTDIPVSGGLEKQGIMSLTGSMSDGYDASGGEDSDRVPSRLVQRSGHSSARLFDADQDDRMARLNMPSSSRFSYSHERNS comes from the exons ATGAGAAAACATGGCTGGCAACTTCCTTACCATCCTCTTCAG GTGGTGGCAGTTTCTGTGTTTTTGGCTTTGGGATTTGCTTTTTATGTGTTCTTTGCACCTTTTGTTGGGAAAAAGATGCATCAATATATTGTGATGGGAATCTACACTCCTATT ATTATTTGTGCATTCGGCCTGTATATTTGGTGTGCTGCTGCTGATCCAGCAGATGCAGGAGTTTTCAAGTCTAGAAAGTATGGTAAAACCACATGCAACAAAAGAGATGTTAAAAAGGAAGGATCCAAACTTGGTGGCGAATCAATGTCATCAAGACAAGATCCAACTGCTGCGAATCTTATAGCGAAATCTCCAAGTCATGAAAGAATGAGCGCAGATTCAAAAACTGAAACAAACTCAACATCACCATCTTGTATTATGGCTATTTTGGCTCTCGTTCCTTGTGCTCTCATATGCCATTGCTCCAGTCCAGATGAAGGGTCTTCAGAGCTCCAAACAAGTGAGGATGGCATGTTCTACTGCAATCTATGTGAAGTTGAG GTTTACAAGTATAGCAAGCACTGCAGAGTCTGTGACAAATGTGTTGATCGATTTGATCATCACTGCAGG tggcTGAATAATTGTATTGGCAAAAGGAACTATAAAAAGTTCTTCGCCCTTATGGTCTCTGCTCTTCTCCTG CTTATACATCAATGGTCGACTGGGATTGTTGTATTGATACGCTTAATTGCCGAGCACAAACAATTCACAGCTGATATATCTTCCAAGTTAGGAAGCAGTTTCACATTAGCACCTTACGTCACAGTTGTG GTAGTCTGCACGATTTTGGCCATGGTTGCAACTCTGCCACTAGTTCAGCTCTTCTTTTTCCACATTCTTCTCATAAAGAAA GGAATTAGCACATATGATTATATCATAGCATTAAGGGAGCAGGAGCATCAAGCATTTGAGGGGCCACAAAGTCCTCAAATGTCACCAGCTAGCTCACTCACAGGTTTCAGCAGTGTTAGCTCCTTCAACAATACTTTTAGACAAGGAGCTTGGTGCACTCCTCCACGGATGTTTGTTGAAGATCAG TATGATGTAGTTCCACCAGAGACCAGCTCAGTTAGCTCAGTAGGGAAAAAGACTAAAGATGATCCTATCAAGAAAAAGAACCCAACAGCTGTTAAGATTAGCCCCTGGACGTTGGCTCGTTTAAATGCAGATGAGGTTTCAAAAGCCGCCGCAGAGGCAAGAAAGAAGTCCAAAATTCTGCAGCCTGTGTCAAGGAAAGAAGCTGGACAAAGAGGTTCTCATGAAGTCGAAAAAGATAGAAGCTCCGGGAAAAGTGACCGTTGGGTGCCCTCAAACCTCAGCAATAATCAAAGACTAGGAAGCAATCGGATCCGTATTCCagatataaaaaatatgagCAACACCAGGAATGATAGTGTGACAAACAGGAGTTTGTCAAGTTTGGTACCTTTGCAGCTTGAAGCTCGTTCTGCATTCAGAGCCATGGGTTCATCTCCAGACAGTAGCTTGGACTCCCCTGATGTTAACCCATTCATGGTTTCTTCAGGAGCAGAAGAGAGTGGTAACCATACAGATATTCCCGTCTCTGGTGGACTTGAGAAGCAGGGAATCATGTCACTGACAGGATCAATGAGTGATGGGTATGATGCCTCCGGTGGGGAAGATAGTGATAGGGTCCCGTCACGGTTGGTGCAAAGGTCTGGACACTCAAGTGCACGACTATTTGATGCTGATCAGGATGATAGGATGGCTAGATTGAATATGCCTTCATCGtcaagatttagctactcacaTGAAAGAAATAGTTGA
- the LOC122579904 gene encoding uncharacterized protein LOC122579904 → MALLRMAMMRTSGSDIKYALSFKRGFHGTTHPPPPPPLDIPISKAATSSPPVFILPEFERSLDGSNSGLFGPGYHIGNGFMDLMAVPKKKTSPHKRGIRNGPKALKPIPVIIRCKACGRVKLPHFFCCSGLRDSNGHNGSSS, encoded by the exons ATGGCGTTATTGAGAATGGCGATGATGAGAACAAGCGGGTCCGATATCAAATACGCACTGTCCTTCAAAAGGGGTTTTCACGGCACCACTcatccaccgccgccgccaccacttGATATTCCGATCAGTAAAGCAGCCACATCATCACCACCAGTGTTCATTTTACCCGAATTTGAAAGAAGCTTAGACGGTAGCAACAGTGGGTTATTCGGGCCGGGTTACCATATTGGAAATGGATTTATGGACCTCATGGCTGTCCCCAAGAAAAAG ACTTCTCCTCACAAACGTGGAATCAGAAATGGACCTAAGGCACTTAAGCCTATTCCAGTCATCATCCGTTGCAA GGCTTGTGGTCGAGTTAAGCTACCACATTTTTTCTGCTGCAGTGGTCTTAGGGATAGTAACGGACATAATGGTTCAAGTAGTTGA
- the LOC122579661 gene encoding integrin-linked protein kinase 1-like, whose amino-acid sequence MSGSEGSSGHSVDAAARKKDKAKVSRTSLILWHAHQNDPSAVKKLLEEDPSLVHARDYDNRTPLHVASLHGWIDVAKCLIDHGADVNAQDRWKNTPLADAEGAKKHDMVELLKLHNGMSFGQNGSHSEPKPVLPPLSNKCDWEIDPLELDFTNSHLVGKGSFGEIVRASWRGTPVAVKRILPSLSDDRFVVQDFRQEVNLLVKLRHPNIVQFLGAVTEKKPLMLITEFLRGGDLHQCLKEKGALNPTTAINFALDIARGMAYLHTEPNVIVHRDLKPRNVLLVNSNADHLKVGDFGLSKLIRVKNSHDVYKMTGETGSYRYMAPEVFKHRKYDKTVDVFSFGMILYQMLEGDPPLSNYEPYEAAKSAAEGIRPVFRSKNYSPVLRELTEHCWDADMNKRPSFLEILKRLEKIKEKMATDHHWHVFSS is encoded by the exons ATGAGCGGTAGCGAAGGAAGTTCAGGGCATTCAGTAGATGCAGCAGCACGAAAGAAAGACAAAGCAAAAGTAAGCAGAACGTCGCTGATATTATGGCACGCACATCAAAACGATCCGTCAGCTGTTAAGAAGCTTCTAGAAGAAGATCCATCCTTAGTTCATGCGAGAGATTATGATAATCGAACTCCCCTCCATGTCGCCTCTCTTCACGGCTGGATCGACGTTGCCAAGTGTTTGATTGATCACGGTGCTGATGTTAATGCTCAGGATCGTTGGAAAAATACC CCTCTAGCTGATGCGGAAGGAGCTAAAAAACACGACATGGTTGAGTTATTGAAGTTGCACAATGGCATGTCATTT GGCCAAAATGGAAGCCATTCTGAACCAAAGCCTGTGCTACCCCCTCTTTCAAATAAGTGTGACTGGGAAATTGATCCTTTGGAGTTGGACTTCACAAACTCGCACCTTGTTGGCAAG GGGTCCTTTGGTGAGATCGTAAGAGCATCTTGGCGTGGAACACCTGTTGCAGTGAAACGTATACTTCCCAGTCTCTCAGACGATAGATTTGTGGT TCAGGACTTTAGGCAGGAGGTGAATTTGCTGGTCAAACTGCGCCACCCTAATATAGTGCAATTTCTTGGAGCTGTTACGGAAAAGAAGCCATTAATGCTGATCACTGAGTTCTTACGAGGG GGTGATCTTCATCAGTGCCTGAAGGAGAAGGGTGCTCTTAATCCAACAACAGCTATCAACTTTGCTTTAGACATTGCCAG AGGCATGGCATACCTTCATACTGAGCCGAACGTCATAGTCCATAGAGACTTGAAACCAAG GAATGTTCTTTTAGTCAACTCCAATGCAGACCATCTTAAAGTCGGGGATTTTGGACTAAGCAAACTAATCAGGGTTAAAAATTCTCATGATGTCTACAAAATGACTGGCGAAACTGGAAGCT ATCGTTATATGGCTCCAGAAGTTTTCAAGCACCGTAAATATGACAAGACAGTTGACGTATTCTCTTTTGGAATGATATTATACCAG ATGCTTGAAGGAGACCCACCGCTATCAAATTATGAACCTTATGAAGCAGCAAAATCAGCAGCAGAAGGGATCCGGCCTGTTTTTCGATCAAAAAATTACAGTCCTGTGCTGAGAGA ATTGACTGAGCATTGCTGGGATGCAGACATGAACAAGAGACCTTCATTCTTGGAGATTTTGAAGAGGCTtgaaaaaataaaggaaaagatGGCCACAGATCACCATTGGCACGTTTTTTCATCTTGA
- the LOC122578818 gene encoding uncharacterized protein LOC122578818: MSSPSTPAHTLNLIGVLSESKKIINSHSRHFLALSLIFLLPLSFSLIIFPTLSPPQNDIVSTQFIITPVNNPLPNHPHIHIYIYTYILYIYISLISATATITYSTFHGFYGRPVKVFPALKSLFFTFFPLLSTVISAQLILFLIVLSFGLFITVFVKLSENLGFVIDYGSFYFTVVFAILVTALALLLLYFVMTWSLAFVIVVAEWKWGFAPLRRSSYLVKGMRSVSLSVILLFGGLIGVWVWMNSNDVLHFDVVDGWRSWPFVLQLVIGTSMLTLFLLHSMSANTVLYMYCKALHGELAIEIAQEFAREYVSLPFDDDKVPHVVTVFPA; this comes from the coding sequence ATGTCATCACCGTCAACACCAGCTCACACACTGAACCTGATCGGCGTGTTATCAGAATCCAAAAAAATAATCAACTCCCACTCCCGTCACTTCCTCGCTTTATCTCTCATCTTCTTACtccctctctctttctctctcatcatTTTCCCCACTCTCTCCCCCCCACAAAACGACATCGTTTCAACCCAATTCATCATCACCCCAGTCAACAACCCCCTCCCAAATCACCCTCACAtccacatatacatatacacatacattctctatatctatatctcccTTATTTCCGCTACTGCCACTATCACCTACAGCACCTTCCACGGCTTTTACGGTAGACCTGTTAAGGTTTTTCCCGCTCTTAAATCATTGTTTTTTACCTTTTTCCCTTTACTTTCTACTGTAATTTCAGCTcagcttattttatttttaatcgtTTTATCCTTTGGCCTTTTTATTACTGTCTTTGTTAAGTTATCCGAAAACCTAGGGTTTGTTATCGACTACGGTTCGTTTTACTTTACCGTAGTTTTCGCTATATTAGTGACTGCTTTAGCTTTGTTGCTACTCTATTTTGTCATGACATGGTCTTTAGCTTTCGTAATTGTTGTTGCGGAGTGGAAATGGGGGTTTGCTCCGTTACGGAGGAGCTCGTATCTAGTAAAAGGGATGAGGAGCGTTTCTTTATCGGTGATTTTGTTGTTTGGCGGTTTGATTGGGGTTTGGGTTTGGATGAATTCGAACGACGTGTTGCATTTTGATGTTGTTGATGGATGGAGGAGTTGGCCGTTTGTATTGCAGTTGGTTATTGGGACGAGTATGTTGACTTTGTTTTTGCTTCATAGTATGTCCGCAAATACAGTTTTGTATATGTATTGCAAGGCGTTACATGGTGAATTGGCGATTGAGATTGCGCAGGAGTTTGCTAGAGAGTATGTTAGTTTGCCGTTTGATGATGACAAGGTTCCTCATGTTGTTACTGTTTTTCCTGCTTAA
- the LOC122578954 gene encoding fructose-bisphosphate aldolase-lysine N-methyltransferase, chloroplastic yields MATTFFSTFLSSPIINPHISRPTSTHSYHHRFNIRCNATTAPSPLLSPAVQTFWKWLSDEKVVSSKSPAKPGLVSEGLGLVAERDIGRNEVVLEIPKKFWINPETVSASDIGRVCDGLKPWISVALFLIREKLRQDDSVWRSYINILPEFTDSTIFWSEEELSEIEGTQLLSTTLSVKEYVKNEFLQVQDQVILPNKKLFPFDVTLEDFIWAFGILRSRAFSRLRGQNLVLIPLADLINHSPIITTEDYAYEIKGAGLFSRDQIFSLRSPISVKAGQQVLIQYDLNKSNAELALDYGFIESTPDRNTYTLTLQISDSDPYFDDKLDIAESNGTKEVQYFDITLGRPLPPKMLPYLRLVALGGTDSFLLESIFRNSVWDHLELPMSRDNEEVICQVVRTACQSALSSYRTTIEEDEKLKGGNIDPRLAIAIGIRAGEKMVLQQIDEIFKEREMELDEYEYYQERRLRDLGLVGEQGDIIFWEPK; encoded by the exons ATGGCTACTACTTTCTTCTCAACCTTCTTATCATCTCCAATTATTAACCCTCACATTTCCAGACCAACCTCCACCCATTCCTATCACCACCGCTTCAACATCAGATGCAATGCAACCACCGCTCCATCACCACTACTTTCACCAGCTGTCCAGACTTTCTGGAAATGGTTATCTGATGAAAAAGTTGTGTCCTCTAAATCACCCGCTAAGCCCGGTTTAGTCTCCGAAGGACTCGGGTTGGTTGCCGAAAGAGATATCGGTCGAAATGAAGTCGTTTTGGAAATCCCCAAGAAGTTTTGGATAAATCCTGAGACTGTTTCAGCTTCTGATATTGGCAGAGTTTGTGATGGTCTGAAGCCTTGGATTTCTGTTGCTCTGTTTTTAATTAGAGAAAAACTGAGACAAGATGATTCTGTTTGGAGAAGTTATATTAATATCCTTCCTGAGTTCACTGATTCCACTATCTTCTG GTCAGAAGAGGAACTAAGTGAGATTGAAG GAACTCAACTATTGAGCACAACATTGAGTGTCAAAGAATATGTGAAGAATGAGTTTCTTCAAGTCCAGGACCAAGTTATTCTTCCCAACAAAAAACTCTTTCCTTTTGACGTTACACTTGAAGACTTTATTTGGGCTTTTGGGATATTGAGATCGAGAGCATTCTCACGACTTCGtggtcaaaatcttgtcttgATTCCTCTGGCAGACTTG ATCAATCATAGCCCCATTATAACCACGGAAGATTATGCATACGAAATCAAAGGGGCTGGCTTGTTCTCCAGGGATCAAATATTTTCATTGAGAAGTCCCATATCGGTCAAGGCTGGTCAGCAG GTCCTGATCCAATATGATCTGAACAAAAGCAATGCTGAATTGGCACTGGACTATGGATTTATAGAATCAACACCAGACAGAAATACATATACCTTAACGCTGCAAATATCAGATTCAGACCCTTATTTTGACGATAAGCTAGATATTGCGGAGAGTAATGGCACAAAGGAAGTTCAATATTTTGATATCACTTTAGGACGGCCTCTTCCACCTAAGATGCTACCATATTTAAGGCTGGTAGCACTTGGCGGTACTGATTCTTTTCTACTAGAATCCATTTTTAGAAACTCAGTATGGGATCACCTTGAACTACCTATGAGCCGTGACAACGAGGAGGTCATATGTCAAGTTGTACGCACTGCCTGCCAGTCTGCTCTTTCTAGCTATCGGACCACAATTGAAGAG GATGAGAAGTTAAAGGGAGGGAATATTGATCCAAGGCTGGCAATAGCAATCGGGATACGAGCTGGGGAAAAGATGGTGTTGCAACAGATAGATGAGATCTTCAAAGAGAGGGAAATGGAGTTGGATGAATATGAATATTATCAAGAAAGAAGGCTTAGAGATCTTGGTTTGGTTGGAGAACAAGGTGATATTATCTTCTGGGAGCCCAAATGA
- the LOC122580492 gene encoding transmembrane emp24 domain-containing protein p24delta9-like has translation MELGLAFLILSLPYLLFNMAESIRFEVESGHTKCISEDIKANSMTVGQYSVVNPNEEQGSPLPQHYKITAMLFSGKGNRYHNAENVETGQFALDVVKDGDHVACFSALDHQPAVNISVEFNWRSGVAAKDWTNVAKKGSVDAMEIELRKMRDTVASIHMEMFLLRQREQQMQELNRNTNTIMGYLSFISLFMCLSVASLQVWHLKSFFEKQKII, from the exons ATGGAGCTTGGTCTCGCCTTCCTCATTTTAAGCTTACCATATTTGTTGTTTAACATGGCAGAATCGATCCGTTTCGAGGTCGAATCAGGTCACACAAAATGCATAAGCGAAGATATAAAAGCCAACTCGATGACAGTGGGTCAATACTCGGTAGTAAACCCGAATGAAGAACAAGGCTCTCCCTTGCCTCAACATTATAAGATCACTGCCATG CTGTTTTCAGGTAAAGGAAATCGCTATCACAATGCGGAAAATGTAGAAACAGGACAGTTTGCATTAGATGTAGTCAAAGATGGGGATCATGTGGCTTGCTTTTCCGCTCTCGATCACCAGCCAGCGGTCAACATCTCCGTGGAGTTCAACTGGAGGTCTGGTGTTGCTGCTAAAGATTGGACTAACGTTGCCAAAAAAGGTTCTGTAGAT GCAATGGAAATAGAGCTTAGGAAAATGAGGGACACAGTTGCGTCAATTCAcatggagatgtttttacttcGACAAAG GGAACAACAGATGCAAGAGCTAAACAGGAATACAAATACAATTATGGGTTACTTGAGTTTTATTTCATTGTTTATGTGTTTATCGGTGGCAAGCTTGCAAGTATGGCATCTAAAGTCGTTTTTCGAAAAGCAAAAAATCATTTGA